AAAACGCGACGTTTCTAATGGTTTGGCCGCAAACTCAATATCACGTTCTTCTTTTAAAATTCGGTTTACATAATCCAGGGTCTCCTGGCTTTCGCTTGCTGGTACAACCGTAAATTCATGCTTGTATTTGTTCATAAAGTAACGGGCTTCATTCGCTCGTAAACCAGCAAGCGCTTCTGCTGCGGAGGAAGATTCTAAACCAACCGTAGACACATTTTTAAAATCAACGATATAGGACATATTCATCCCTCCTAAAAAATTTTGTGAGCGTTACTACTTAGAACCTGCTTCGAGCAAAGCTTGCATCGGAAGTGTTCACTTATTTCCTAACAACGGGAATCCATACTTCACCAAATACTAGCCCGTTTCGCTGCCCCATCTCAACCGTTGCATTTGGCCCACCAACATAGGCAAAATTCTGTGCTTCCGGCAAAACTTGTCCGAAGGCAATGCCAGTAAGTGTATTACTCAACTCTTCAACCGTCTTCCCTTCCCCTTTAACAACAAGGTATTCCCCCTTAGGAAACTGAATAACCCTGGTTGCTTCGGGTAGAGATGCCTCTGTCATAACACCAGCATAATACATCATCTTATTATTAACCGCTTCGTTCACGGCAAAAATGTAGTCATTTGCGGCGATGGTCTTCAGAGTATCAAGCCTACCATCTTGTTTCACAGCCTCCCAAAAGTCTGCTTTCTCTTGGTTTATGCCAGCATAGTCTGTGTAATCGCTCTGCAGCTCAGTTCCAATTCCTAAAACGATAAAGCTGTCTTTTTCCTCAAGCGTAAAATTTGTCATATTCAAAACCTTCCTCTTTTTATAAATTTATCAAATGATTTGTCTTTTCACTTGATGGGTTTATAATAACCTTAAATCGTGTCAAAAAATGATACTGTTTAGGGGAGGCCCTATGAAAAAAGTTGAACGAATTAATATCATCATGCGCTATATCAATAATCGTGCCCACTTTACCATATCTGAAATCATGCAGGAATTTAATATCTCTCGCTCGACAGCGATTCGAGATATCAGAGAAATTGAAGCGATGGGGATGCCACTTGTCGCTGAAGTTGGGAGGGATGGGGGTTATTTTGTCATGAACAACTCTGTCCTGCCTACAGTCCGCTTTACCGATAATGAAATTAAAGCTTTGTTTATTGCCTTTATGGCGACAAGAAATCAACAACTCCCTTATCTAAAGAGTCGTCAATCTTTAGCTGAAAAATTACTAGGGCTCATCTCGGAAAACCAGCAAGATGACCTTGTTCTGTTAAATCAGATATTGCTTTTTGAAGGAACCAACCCTCATAACCCCGACCTTCTTGATCTGTCTGACCTGCCCCATCCGATGTTAGATAAACTCATTCAGGTCCTGCTTCTGGACAGATGTTTATGGCTTTCCATCAAAGAAGAGAAGGTAATAAAGTCTTATCCCATGTATCTCTTGCATCTTTATCGTGAAAAAAGCTTATGGCTAATTGAAGGTTTTGACTTGGAGGAAGAAAAGAGGCGGATTGTACCTGTCGACAATCTCACCCATGTAGAACCATACCCTACGAAAAAAAGAGTAAGTAAGAAAAAGATATTAGAACAACTAAGTAAGCAGGAAGAAGAAATCAACCTTGTCCTTGATCTCGGTCCAAAGGCGATTGCCCAGTTCAAAAAATACCATCCTTTAAAGTTTTCAGTTTCATATACGAATCCTTACCAAACCACAGCCACCTTAAAGACTTTTATCAATGTTCATCATTCAGAAGAATTAACCGAAATAACCAATTGGCTGCTTTTCCTAGGTGGAGATATCAAGGTCAGGGAGATACCGGAAGAAGTCTTAGTAGGTTTACAAGAGAGATTAAACTTATACTGCCCATAAGCAGTACCAGTTAAACCCATATGATTATGAGCTTGGCCAGTTCCAGCTCCCCCTTATTTTCGCATATCCAGACAAGCATAGATTCAACTTTCAAATTAAAACATCCCATTTCTCTTTTGGTGAGAATGGGATGTTTATTAGTATCTTCAAATGGAAGTCTTCCAATTCATTTGTTGCTATTTTCATGATTGGTTTGATCGTGTATTGGAGCTGCCTTGCCAACCCCAAAAGCGTAATAACTCATCACAACAATACCTAAGAAAATAATGCCGGAAATCAGGGAAATGCGAGTTTCATCGTTCATCCACATACCGACCAGTACCATAAGCAAAAAGGCAATGGTCACATAGTTTGTCACCGGGGCGAAAGGCATTTTGAACGGATGATGCTGCAAGGCATCCCCCTTGATTTTTCTGAAATTGATTTGACTGATTAGAATGACAAACCACGGTACCATACCGGGAAGTACGCTGGCGCTGTACACGTGCACAAACAGGTTTTCGGGTGAAATATAACTTAAGATCACGCCAATGCCCAATCCCACGAGTACGCCAATCGTTCCAAGCAAGGGCACGCCGTTTCGGGACAGTTTCGTGAATATTTTCGGTGCCTGTCCATTGACTCCCAATGTATAAAGCATGCGTCCTGCGCTAAAAATCCCGCTATTACAACCTGACATGGCAGCTGTGATGACAACAAAATTGATCAGCCCCGCCGCTGCAGTAATGCCGATTTTCGCAAATGTAGCAACGAACGGGCTGCCGATGGCTTGCAATTGATTCCAAGGGTAGACCGTAACAATCACAAAAATCGCGCCAATATAGAAGATCAAAATCCGCCAGATAATACTTTGCGTCGCGCGCATTAACGTTTTTTGCGGGTTTTTTGCCTCACCTGCTGTAATCCCGATCAGTTCGACTCCTTGATAGGCCCCGATCACTAACGAGAGAGCAAAGAAAAACCCCGACCACCCGCCAGTAAAAAAGCCCCCATGCTGCCACAAGTTCGAAAATCCAATCGCATGCCCACCGTTGCCTATTCCGAACAAAATCAGACCAAACCCTGCAACAATCATCAGGACGATGGTAACGATTTTAATCATCGCAAACCAAAACTCAAATTCACCAAATGATTTCACAGAGAATAGGTTGGCTGCACCGAGAATCAGGATTGCGACGAGCCCTGGTATCCAGGCTGGTAAATCCGGAAACCAGTACTTCATATACGTCCCAACAGCAATGATCTCCGCCATCCCGACAATAACCCATTGGAACCAGTTGCTCCAAGCCGTCACATACCCTGCCAAAGGATGAATGTACTTATGTCCAAAGGTCGCAAATGACCCCGTGTTCGGTTCTACATACTGCATTTCCCCCATTGCGCGCATGATGAAAAATATAAATACCCCTACAATTGCATACGCAAGCATCACCGAAGGACCTGTCCATTTGATCGTGCTTGCAGAGCCCATAAATAATCCGACACCGATTGTGCCGCCTAAAGCAATCATCTGAATATGACGAGCTTCGAGCCCTCTCTTTAATTCATTGTTTTTCATTGCAGTTTCCCCCTCTGCTGCTCTCTTTGCTGTTCATTTGGACAAGTTGCAAAATCTCATAAGAAGTAGACGCCAATTTTGTTTTATACACGCTAATCCAATTGTAGTAGCTTGTTCCTATGAAAACAATTATATTCATTTGGTAAACCTACAAGGGGCCCTACTATTCTAGAATGACATCAATCTCATTTAAATGTATCGTCGAAGACAGCTATTGTGAGTTCGCCCATTTTTGTCGGCTCCATCGTAAACTTCACGCCGTTTTCCAACAATCGATGATACTCTTTATTAATATCTGCAACCCCAAACATCGTTGCTGGGATGCCATCGGCAAGTATCTTCTTCTGATATTCTTTGGCGGCAGGATGGTCATTCGGTTCGAGTAAAAGCTTGGTACCCTCTTCCTCATCGGGAGAAACAAGCGTTATCCACCTAAATTCTCCGACGAGAACGTCCTCCTTTTTGACAAACCCCAGCTTTTCTGAATAAAACTCAAGTGCCTTGTCTTGATCTTGAACAAATATACTGGTCACAATGATTTTCATAATGTTTTTAAGGGAAACCGCAATGAACTGTCAACACCCATCATTGTGAACTTACGATTCCATCGATCAAGCCAGACACCAATCAACGGGCAAATATCAGATCACTGAAAACTGGACCATAGAAGACGTTAAAAATACAACGCCGCTAAATACCGCAAGCTCTTTGCGAACATCCTGATGCGTGAACCCCATGGACCCAAGTGTTCTTTGAAGGAAAACAAATGGTAAAACAAAATGGTAACCATACTTTTTCTGAATGAAGAGTTAAAAACCTACCCATAATACGATAGTTCGAAGCCCGAACAAATATCCCAGAAAAAGGAGTGAAATGGTATGCAGCGGATGATCCCTTTCAAAATCAATAATCAGAAAACCGTCATGTCTTTATTAGCTGTAGGTGTCGGTGCCACACTCATTGGAATGGCATATAGACGTAGGTCGAATAGAAATGCATGGGGTCGAATGATGAGGTCTATTCAATAATTTTCTTGAACAGTAAAAAGAATAAAGCAGTCGGATTCAAAGCTCCGGCTGCTTTGTTTATACAAACGGTTTGCTTTTCTTAAAACGAAGGAAACCGGTTATGTTTTCTAAGTATATCGAATGCCATAATGAGTTAAATTAACTTTTGAGTTACATAAAATAAGGTGGTGACTTGTTTACACTATGCCTCTATCCCCGCGCCTGTATCACTGGTTTGTCCGTCCCCAATGGATTACAAAAAAATACATCCATGACCATATCCAAAACCATTTCCAATTGGAGAATAAGTTCATTCTTGATTTTGGGTCGGGTACTGGAGCCAATTGCTCTCTTTGTCATTCAGATCGGTATCTTGGCATTGAACCCAATATGGATCGGGTTCGTCTCGCCAAAAGGCTGTACCCCAACCATAAATTTGAAATATTTGATGAATACCAGATCCCTGTAGAGAAAAATACCATTGACTATATCTTTGTCGTTGCCGTTCTTCATCATATATCAGATGATCAGATTCGTTCATATTTGATCGAGTTTGAGCGAGTTTTGAAACCAGGTGGGAAGGTTATTGTCATGGAGCCGTATTTTTGTATGAACAGAACATTTAACAATCGATTTATGAACTGGTACGATGATGGGAAATACATCCGCAGCGAGATTAGTTACCTAAATTTATTTCAAAAAGGGCAATACGAATGTGAGGTCATAAAGAAGTTTACAAAGTGCATGTTATATAACGAAATTTACTTTACGGCGGAGCCAACCAAGCAGCTAAATTAGTAAGCTCCTGTGAATTTAATTCTCCATCCCATTTAGTTTCTGACTTAATATCAGATTCAATCGTCACCCGCATATTATCAAAGGCTGCTAAAAGACTAAATCTTTCGTTCCTCATACTCAAAGGGTTCTTCACTCGAGTAAATCTCATGAAAAAATCCTTCATACGGGATATCGTCTTCCATGCATTTTATAAGATACGACAGTCCTTCGTCACACTCCGGCTCCTCACCGTTGTTCTGCATTACCTCGAATGCATCAACAATATTTTCCATGACACCCACCTGAATAAATAAAGACAACTGATCCAACATCGAATCTTCGATCGTGGTCTCGGACCTGTATCCCGCGAGGACGGTTTCAAAATAATCATCCATAAACTTTTTACGTTTACCGGCGTCCCACTCCGTTTCCCCAGACACTGGCCAAGTCAAACATATACCAACCGAAACATGAATTATCGAAATCATATACGCTGATTTGCCCTGTATCAAAATCTATTGAATAATTCCCATCGTTGTAATCAAAATGGATCATACCAAAAGTCTCTTGGTTCCTGTCCAATCCTTGTAGAGTATTAAGGAGCTCTACCAGCTTCTCCTTAAGCTGAGGTAAGGACTCAGGAATCAGTTTATCGATATATTCGGCATTGAATTTGTCAAAAAAATGATGCCGGCGATGGACAGGTGTATACCCTTTTGATATGTGGTGCAGTTTCCCCAGGACTTTACCGCAGTTATAAAAATATTCGGTAATTGGAGCTCCATCCCGGTACCGATAATGATTTTCTACCAGCATTTTTCCCGTAGCCTTTTCAAACAGGCAGATAAAGAAGGTATGATTATTATAGGTAATCTCCTCTAGCAGCTTCTTCTTCCGGGAGCTGATTACATTGGAGACACTGCCTCCATGCTCGAACAGATACCGAACATATTCTACTTCACCCAGAAAATCCTCCCGGCTTCTGTCAGGTAAAAAAGCGATTCGGAGTATTTTTGCGTTGGCTCCTTCTTTCTCACATGTATATACGACATTCCGCCCTCCATCATGGGGTGGAATCAGCTGGATTTCATAACCCTCCAACCCGTACAATTCTGATATTAACGGAAGCAAATATGTATCACCGATTGAAACAACCTCATTAAAATTCATAGCATCTCTCCTTTAACTATTTCATACATTCGATTTGGGAAACATAACCGGATTATTCAATTTATTTACATGCTATCTTACCGAATTATATCATCTGTAATACATAATTGAAGGTAGATTACAGTTATAGTTAATCCTTCCCATTCGCTTAACAAGTTTTTGACGCAACAAGACATTAATCGATAAAAACTAAAGATGAGGTGTCTTCGGCTCGGTGCAAAACTTAAATGGTCCTATTTTACCTTAACACCTTATCTCATCCGTTTTACCCATCAAGCAAAGACAGCAGTCCCGGAGCGTCATGTCTACAATATTATATTTTGAATATGTTATTTGTTAGCACTGAAGCATCAGGTTCCTCTAGTTGACACTCTCAAACTAGTACTATATAGTACTAGTATGGAAAAACAAAGAAAAAGAAAATCGAATCGTGATATCGTACTACAAGTTGCCGCACATTTGTTCCTAACAAAAGGCTATCAGCTAACAAGCATGGATGATATCGTTGACCATTGTAAAGTTTCAAAAACTAACATTTATTATCACTTCAAAAGTAAGGAGGATTTGTTGCTACAAATTATGAGCCAGTTTATCATTCATTATCAAGAGCGGATCGACACCGTTCTAGGCCGATCGGACTTGTCCGTAACTGAAAAGTTAGAAAGTCTCTTGAAAGCTATAACTGAAGATAATGCTGGAACTGATTACTTAGGAGGATGCCCGTTTATTACCTTCTTTACTCAAGTTTCTAATGACTTGATCAAAGTCCAAGAAATGGTTAAGGATTTCTTCGAGCATCAAACCAATCTACTCGAAAAACTGTTATCGGAAGCCATTCGAAATAAAGAATTACCGGAACAAACACCTATTAAACAAACAGCAGCACTGATTATCTCTTCAATAGAAGGCGGACTGTTCCTCACCAAAGCCACAAACAACCCCTTATTATTAAATAATATCCTTACTTCTATAGCATTTTTGCTAAAGAAGTAATTTTTTGTCCATTATTAGTACTGAACAGTACTAGATCGAAGGAGTAAATTTCAACTATGAATATTTTTTTGACAGGCGGGACTGGTTTTATCGGCAAACAGATCATAAAGCTTATGCCAAAACATCATCGCACCATTGTCTTGGTTCGTTCCATGAACAAATTCAACAACATGGTAAACTCATTAGTGCCTTCTGGACATCAAAATGTGGTTCCCGTCCTGGGCGACCTAACCCAGCCAAATCTGGGGTTAAAGGGGAATGACCTACGGCTAGTCATGGATTCCGATATCATTATTCATGCAGGTGGCCCTATGAACATAGAACTGGATCAAAGCGCAGCAGAACGGGTCTTTCTTCAAGCCTCCAAGGAAATTGCCTCAATTGCTCGATCGGTTCATCAAAAGAAAGCTTTGAAGCAATTCATTCACGTAGTCGGATTTATGAGTCCATATAACGAGGAGAATTTCTCAGATGATCAGACGGGCTTCCATCTAGAGAAAGCCCCGCCCTATGAACAAATGAAATTTAAAGCGGATATGTATATTCGACAAACCATGCATGATCTAGGCATACCTTTGTCTGTCGTTAACCCCAGCGTCGTAATTGGAGATTCCATAACTGGAAAGACAGAGCAGCTCGGTGGTTTAAGTATTTTGGTCGATTCCACTAGGAGAAAACTAATGCCTTTTGTCCCTGGAGGAAAAGAACACTGGATTCCTATGGTTCATGTGGATCATGTTGCCTCTTTGGTATCTGCCTTAGTTGAGGAGGAGCAACCGCTAAACAACACATATTTTTTGCTGGATGAGAAATATAATACTCCTAACATGAAGGAGCTCGTTACAGCAATCGCAAAAGAAGTTCGTGTAAAAGCTCCTGTAGGCACAGTTTCGCTAAAATTAATGAAAAGTTTACTTCGTATGGGAGTAGGAAAATTAGTAAAAATCCCTGAAGCCTCTATGGAATTTATTGTGAAGCCTGATTTCCCTACAACATCAATAAAAGAAATGGGATATAAACACAATTTGAATATATCGCTTCAACAAACTACCTTGCCTTTTGTTATTACTGACTTGGACTATCGTTTGTCCCATAAGGATTCAATCTATTCCGATAATTTTCACAATAGCCGGGTTGGGAACTTGACTGCACTGGTTAGGGAAGGAAACGGAATACCGATCATCATGCTCCATGGTACATTTGCTGGTGCGGATTGCTTTATTCCATTGGCAAACTCCTTGCCTCACCAACCGATTTGGCTTGTAGATCTGCCTGGTTTCGGACGGTCACCTTATCATCACAATCCCCAAACGATGGCTGGATACATCAATTCCGTTGTTGATTTGATCCTTAGCTTTCAATCACCGGTTATCTTAATAGGACATTCTTTTGGAGGATTGGTCGCAGCGCACGCAGCAGAACAACTTCAAGAGCGAATTAAAAAGTTAATTTTATTGCAACCTGTTTTACATCCCGCACATTACAAATATCGCTCTTCCCATGTAACAAAGTTCTTTTTATCACTGATGAATAAATCGATGTTCAAAAGAAGGCTCTTGGCAAACGGAAGCTTTTTGAATGAGAAGGAGATCCCTGATTCCTATTTAGATTACGTGATGGAAGATTTGCAGTCGCCTCGAGTTAGAACATCTAATTCGGAAGTAATGTCAGCTATTTCTAACCCCCATTCGATTCAAGCGAATCCTGACGGGATTGATTTGAACAAGCTAAACATCCTTTGGGGAGATAAAGATTTGGAGTATTCTGTTCCGAATGAATGGAGCCGCAATCCAATCACTTACTTACCGTTAGGACATCAGTTCCCCATTTCCCATCCGGAAATAACTGCACAATGGATTCAAAAGTGGATCCAATAACCTGCTACTAACTATCAAGAAAATGAGATAACCTTTGATAGCCTTGGGGATGAACCCATACATCTTATTCTTAACTCTATGCGAAACTGGACTTTAGTCGAGGTACGCTACCTTCCGCGGCCTGTTCCGAATCAAGGAAATATTCGTTACAATATAGCCAAGACTTTTGGAGGAGCGATTGATCATGGATTACAAACATAAAATACAGAGGGAAATTGCCGACTGGGAACAAAAAATGTTCAAACCGCCGGGATGGCTGGAAAAAACATCGAAAACCATCGGCAATCGGATCAATCATTTGATTCCCCCGAAGGTGCACAGCATCATTACGACCACCATTCGATCAATCGTTCGCACGGCATTGTTCGGTGCGGAATATACGCCAAGTCGCGCGGTGGAGCGTACACTGGAATTGGAGGCTGCCGATCAAGAAGCGAAAGAGTTGTTTGCCCTGTACCAAAAAATCGCTGTTGCCGAGGGCGCTGGAACAGGGGCTGGCGGCATTATGCTTAGCATGGTGGACTTTCCAGCTTTAATTGCGATCAAGATGAAATATTTGTTTGAGCTGGCCCATGTTTACGGTTATGATACGAAACACTTCTCCGAGCGGGTATTCATTCTCAAGGTATTTCAAATGACATTTTCCGGGCCAGAAAACCGTGCAAGGTTGCTCGATTCCATCAAGCATTGGCATATAGAAAAGGAACAATGGCGCTCCGATGCCGATTACGCCAAGAATATGGACTGGGAGACATTTCAGATCGAGTATCGCGACGCCATGGACTTTCGGAAAATGCTGCAGATGGTGCCTGGGATCGGCGCTATTGCAGGCGCATGGGCAAATTACAGCATCCTTGAGGAATTGCGTGAATTCGCTATGAACGCTTACCGCCTCCGCAGATTGCATGATGATTTCGTGGTTGTGGATTGATCCCTCTCTGTCGTCAAATACATCCAAGGAACATCATTGCTTGGGAAACAACAAAGACAGCTAATCCATATGATTAGCTGTCTTTTGGTTTGCCTTCAATTGTCATTACTTCGCGATGAATGTGCCTACATCCGAAATTGCGAACCCCAGACCGAAATTCCAATACTACTATATTTTGGTAAAACAAATTATAATCCTTTTTGTGATCACATTAATTCTAAGTCAGACAACCATATTCCACCGCCATACAAAGGAGGGATGCCGTTTCAAACCCAATTGCGAAGTTGATTTTATGCCCATACTAAAGGAGGAACTCTGATGATGCGAAAGAGAATGCCTTACCTGCTGATCCTGTCGTTGCTGCTGACCTCTTGTTTCATCTTCGGTACGAAAGCCGAAGCTGCAGACTATACGCAGGGCGTCGATTTATCCGGAAGTACAGCTACCGTATGGTTCAAATCCGCCGTCAATACGAGTTGGGTCGATGTGCATTATAAAGTGAACAGCGGAGAACAGCAAAATTTCAGAATGGCTTACAACGCTAGCAAATCCCGATATGAACAGGCCATCTCAGGCATGGCCACCGGCCACGTGATTGCGTATTCTTTTACTTACAATAACGGAACTCCAGCCTACGACACCGGTGTCTTTACTTACACCGCCGGATCCATTCCACCTCCCTCTACTTCCGGCTCCATTTATGACATTCATCCGTCCTCAATTCCCATGCCTCCAAACGGCTCCGTCTCGGTGAAGATCATGAACGGGACCAATGGCGCTTATACCGATTCGCAAATATACTGGGGCGTTCTCGGCATCAATCCCGTTAACAATCAGTGGAGCTATCTGGACCTCAATGGCAATCTGATCCCCATCTCCAGCGCCTTGAATGATGCACCAGAACATCTAACCAAGAACGGCATCAACTACGCCAACATTTATCACAAGGTCAGCGATGCTTCCTGGGTCACCTTGCCCCGGATCACGTCAGGTCGAATGTTCCTTAGCGTTGGCACTCCAATGTACCTGAAGACCTATAACGATGGATTCGCCGGCCCCGATCTGAACAATCCGACCGATCCAAACCGCGATATCTATTTCGATTTCGTCGAATTCACGATTGACGCGGCTGGCTATCACGGCAATACGACACGTGTAGACGGATTCGGTTTTCCAATCCAGCATCGACTGATCAACAAATCCGGTTCCTTCGATCAAACCGTAGGTGAGTTCGAAAACGAAACCCGAAACGGAATCTTCGCCAAATTCCAGGCCGAAGTTCCTGCCGCCTTCAAATCGCTGGCCACGATTCATGCGCCTTATCGCATCGTCGCGCCGATTCATGGTTCTTTCGCACAAGGTGGCGCAAATGCCAACTATTTCGGCGGGTACGCTCCATACAGTACACAGGATATTTTCCGATGCGACGGCGCTTTAACGGATGCGGCAACCTGTGCAGCCATCAATCGCCATGTATATACGACTAATGACTGGAATAACGTGTCGAATTACTATCAGGCTGCGCCTGCCAATTATTACGCTAAATTCTGGCACGACCACAGCATTAACCGTTTGGCCTACGGGTTTCCATATGACGATGTCAACGGCCAGGCCGCTTACCTTGAAGTGGGCGATCCGAAAGGTCTGATCATCCGCATAGGCTGGTAAATCTTCAGTGAACGCTAAAGCGTTGGAAATCGCCGATAGGAAAAAGAAACGCCGTCTTGGTATGAATGAAGTTTCCTTTTTCCTGTCTAGCAGACCAATGTTGATCAACATCAGGCA
Above is a window of Paenibacillus sp. FSL K6-1330 DNA encoding:
- a CDS encoding class I SAM-dependent methyltransferase, giving the protein MPLSPRLYHWFVRPQWITKKYIHDHIQNHFQLENKFILDFGSGTGANCSLCHSDRYLGIEPNMDRVRLAKRLYPNHKFEIFDEYQIPVEKNTIDYIFVVAVLHHISDDQIRSYLIEFERVLKPGGKVIVMEPYFCMNRTFNNRFMNWYDDGKYIRSEISYLNLFQKGQYECEVIKKFTKCMLYNEIYFTAEPTKQLN
- a CDS encoding EcsC family protein, with amino-acid sequence MDYKHKIQREIADWEQKMFKPPGWLEKTSKTIGNRINHLIPPKVHSIITTTIRSIVRTALFGAEYTPSRAVERTLELEAADQEAKELFALYQKIAVAEGAGTGAGGIMLSMVDFPALIAIKMKYLFELAHVYGYDTKHFSERVFILKVFQMTFSGPENRARLLDSIKHWHIEKEQWRSDADYAKNMDWETFQIEYRDAMDFRKMLQMVPGIGAIAGAWANYSILEELREFAMNAYRLRRLHDDFVVVD
- a CDS encoding alpha/beta fold hydrolase codes for the protein MNIFLTGGTGFIGKQIIKLMPKHHRTIVLVRSMNKFNNMVNSLVPSGHQNVVPVLGDLTQPNLGLKGNDLRLVMDSDIIIHAGGPMNIELDQSAAERVFLQASKEIASIARSVHQKKALKQFIHVVGFMSPYNEENFSDDQTGFHLEKAPPYEQMKFKADMYIRQTMHDLGIPLSVVNPSVVIGDSITGKTEQLGGLSILVDSTRRKLMPFVPGGKEHWIPMVHVDHVASLVSALVEEEQPLNNTYFLLDEKYNTPNMKELVTAIAKEVRVKAPVGTVSLKLMKSLLRMGVGKLVKIPEASMEFIVKPDFPTTSIKEMGYKHNLNISLQQTTLPFVITDLDYRLSHKDSIYSDNFHNSRVGNLTALVREGNGIPIIMLHGTFAGADCFIPLANSLPHQPIWLVDLPGFGRSPYHHNPQTMAGYINSVVDLILSFQSPVILIGHSFGGLVAAHAAEQLQERIKKLILLQPVLHPAHYKYRSSHVTKFFLSLMNKSMFKRRLLANGSFLNEKEIPDSYLDYVMEDLQSPRVRTSNSEVMSAISNPHSIQANPDGIDLNKLNILWGDKDLEYSVPNEWSRNPITYLPLGHQFPISHPEITAQWIQKWIQ
- a CDS encoding glycoside hydrolase family 64 protein; this encodes MMRKRMPYLLILSLLLTSCFIFGTKAEAADYTQGVDLSGSTATVWFKSAVNTSWVDVHYKVNSGEQQNFRMAYNASKSRYEQAISGMATGHVIAYSFTYNNGTPAYDTGVFTYTAGSIPPPSTSGSIYDIHPSSIPMPPNGSVSVKIMNGTNGAYTDSQIYWGVLGINPVNNQWSYLDLNGNLIPISSALNDAPEHLTKNGINYANIYHKVSDASWVTLPRITSGRMFLSVGTPMYLKTYNDGFAGPDLNNPTDPNRDIYFDFVEFTIDAAGYHGNTTRVDGFGFPIQHRLINKSGSFDQTVGEFENETRNGIFAKFQAEVPAAFKSLATIHAPYRIVAPIHGSFAQGGANANYFGGYAPYSTQDIFRCDGALTDAATCAAINRHVYTTNDWNNVSNYYQAAPANYYAKFWHDHSINRLAYGFPYDDVNGQAAYLEVGDPKGLIIRIGW
- a CDS encoding TetR/AcrR family transcriptional regulator; protein product: MEKQRKRKSNRDIVLQVAAHLFLTKGYQLTSMDDIVDHCKVSKTNIYYHFKSKEDLLLQIMSQFIIHYQERIDTVLGRSDLSVTEKLESLLKAITEDNAGTDYLGGCPFITFFTQVSNDLIKVQEMVKDFFEHQTNLLEKLLSEAIRNKELPEQTPIKQTAALIISSIEGGLFLTKATNNPLLLNNILTSIAFLLKK
- a CDS encoding phosphotransferase, with product MNFNEVVSIGDTYLLPLISELYGLEGYEIQLIPPHDGGRNVVYTCEKEGANAKILRIAFLPDRSREDFLGEVEYVRYLFEHGGSVSNVISSRKKKLLEEITYNNHTFFICLFEKATGKMLVENHYRYRDGAPITEYFYNCGKVLGKLHHISKGYTPVHRRHHFFDKFNAEYIDKLIPESLPQLKEKLVELLNTLQGLDRNQETFGMIHFDYNDGNYSIDFDTGQISVYDFDNSCFGWYMFDLASVWGNGVGRR
- a CDS encoding HTH domain-containing protein, which encodes MKKVERINIIMRYINNRAHFTISEIMQEFNISRSTAIRDIREIEAMGMPLVAEVGRDGGYFVMNNSVLPTVRFTDNEIKALFIAFMATRNQQLPYLKSRQSLAEKLLGLISENQQDDLVLLNQILLFEGTNPHNPDLLDLSDLPHPMLDKLIQVLLLDRCLWLSIKEEKVIKSYPMYLLHLYREKSLWLIEGFDLEEEKRRIVPVDNLTHVEPYPTKKRVSKKKILEQLSKQEEEINLVLDLGPKAIAQFKKYHPLKFSVSYTNPYQTTATLKTFINVHHSEELTEITNWLLFLGGDIKVREIPEEVLVGLQERLNLYCP
- a CDS encoding amino acid permease, with protein sequence MKNNELKRGLEARHIQMIALGGTIGVGLFMGSASTIKWTGPSVMLAYAIVGVFIFFIMRAMGEMQYVEPNTGSFATFGHKYIHPLAGYVTAWSNWFQWVIVGMAEIIAVGTYMKYWFPDLPAWIPGLVAILILGAANLFSVKSFGEFEFWFAMIKIVTIVLMIVAGFGLILFGIGNGGHAIGFSNLWQHGGFFTGGWSGFFFALSLVIGAYQGVELIGITAGEAKNPQKTLMRATQSIIWRILIFYIGAIFVIVTVYPWNQLQAIGSPFVATFAKIGITAAAGLINFVVITAAMSGCNSGIFSAGRMLYTLGVNGQAPKIFTKLSRNGVPLLGTIGVLVGLGIGVILSYISPENLFVHVYSASVLPGMVPWFVILISQINFRKIKGDALQHHPFKMPFAPVTNYVTIAFLLMVLVGMWMNDETRISLISGIIFLGIVVMSYYAFGVGKAAPIHDQTNHENSNK
- a CDS encoding VOC family protein — its product is MKIIVTSIFVQDQDKALEFYSEKLGFVKKEDVLVGEFRWITLVSPDEEEGTKLLLEPNDHPAAKEYQKKILADGIPATMFGVADINKEYHRLLENGVKFTMEPTKMGELTIAVFDDTFK
- a CDS encoding GyrI-like domain-containing protein — encoded protein: MTNFTLEEKDSFIVLGIGTELQSDYTDYAGINQEKADFWEAVKQDGRLDTLKTIAANDYIFAVNEAVNNKMMYYAGVMTEASLPEATRVIQFPKGEYLVVKGEGKTVEELSNTLTGIAFGQVLPEAQNFAYVGGPNATVEMGQRNGLVFGEVWIPVVRK
- a CDS encoding phage tail protein; amino-acid sequence: MSYIVDFKNVSTVGLESSSAAEALAGLRANEARYFMNKYKHEFTVVPASESQETLDYVNRILKEERDIEFAAKPLETSRFQVENIQFAYVFYEDGLGLNVMYTIDDPKKRAVGFKLSEGMEVPPELEGKFKFARQKSKLAGTIRGSFFVIKGEY